In the genome of Raphanus sativus cultivar WK10039 chromosome 4, ASM80110v3, whole genome shotgun sequence, one region contains:
- the LOC108853815 gene encoding cytochrome P450 76C1-like: MEAALFLIFCFLLSYFLLAAAIRSQRRSTALPPGPPGWPIIGNILQIGKAPHRSLADLSKIYGPVMGLRLGSLTTVIISSPEAAREVLKTHDQVMSGRIIFDPVRSIDHQDVSMAWLPSTSLRWRLWRKISATHMFSPQCLDATKSVRMKKVNELVTFISEICKRGESVDIARASFVTSLNIISNTFFSTDLGSYDPRTSMELQDSVVRIMETIGKPNLANYFPLIGFLDMQGIRKEMKVCSDVLFQVFQGFIDARNNEKSSRNESDLLDSLMDLVKENGSELNMNDIKHFLYDLFLGGTDTNSTVVEWAMAELLLNPKKMAKAQAELDDVVGPNGVVQESHISDLPYLQAIVKETLRLHPPGPLLAPHKAETNVEVLGFLVPKNAQVLVNAWYIGRDPSVWENTEQFEPERFMLGREIDVKGRDFELIPFGAGRRICPGMSLAMKTVSLIIASLLHSFEWKLPNGVLPEDLNMDESFGLTLHKTNPLFAVPVKKRANG; encoded by the exons ATGGAGGCGGCTCTGTTCCTGATCTTTTGCTTCCTATTATCATACTTTCTCCTCGCCGCCGCCATCAGATCCCAACGGAGATCCACCGCACTTCCTCCAGGACCTCCGGGATGGCCAATCATTGGAAACATTCTCCAAATCGGGAAAGCTCCCCATCGTTCACTTGCAGACCTATCAAAAATTTATGGACCAGTCATGGGTCTTAGGCTTGGAAGTTTAACCACAGTGATCATTTCTTCACCAGAGGCCGCACGAGAGGTGCTTAAAACACATGATCAAGTCATGTCTGGAAGAATCATCTTCGACCCGGTTCGTTCCATCGACCACCAGGATGTCTCCATGGCCTGGCTACCTTCGACGTCCCTTCGTTGGAG GTTATGGAGGAAGATATCGGCCACTCACATGTTCTCCCCGCAGTGCCTCGACGCCACCAAGTCTGTGCGCATGAAGAAAGTGAATGAACTTGTAACCTTTATTAGCGAAATATGCAAAAGAGGAGAGTCCGTCGACATTGCTCGTGCCTCATTCGTCACATCGCTCAATATAATCTCAAACACTTTCTTTTCGACCGACTTGGGTAGTTATGACCCGAGAACCTCCATGGAGCTCCAGGATTCGGTGGTTCGTATAATGGAAACCATTGGGAAACCAAACCTAGCCAACTACTTTCCGCTTATAGGGTTTCTTGATATGCAAGGTATCCGAAAAGAGATGAAAGTATGCTCAGATGTGTTGTTTCAGGTTTTTCAAGGGTTCATCGATGCTCGGAACAATGAGAAATCATCTCGGAATGAAAGTGATCTCTTGGATTCGCTTATGGATTTAGTCAAAGAAAATGGATCCGAACTCAACATGAACGACATCAAACACTTCCTCTAC GACTTGTTTCTTGGAGGGACTGATACTAACTCCACCGTGGTGGAATGGGCAATGGCTGAGCTACTTCTCAACCCTAAGAAAATGGCTAAAGCTCAAGCCGAACTGGACGATGTGGTAGGTCCAAATGGTGTTGTTCAGGAGTCACACATCTCGGATCTTCCGTATTTACAAGCAATAGTGAAAGAGACTCTCCGTTTGCACCCACCGGGTCCACTTCTGGCGCCACACAAAGCCGAGACAAATGTAGAGGTTTTAGGGTTTCTCGTGCCTAAGAATGCTCAGGTTTTGGTAAACGCTTGGTATATAGGAAGAGACCCGAGTGTTTGGGAAAACACAGAGCAGTTTGAGCCAGAGAGGTTTATGTTGGGACGAGAAATTGATGTGAAAGGTAGAGATTTTGAGCTGATACCGTTTGGGGCTGGACGAAGAATATGCCCTGGAATGTCTTTGGCTATGAAGACAGTATCTCTCATTATTGCTTCTCTTCTTCATTCTTTTGAATGGAAGCTTCCAAACGGTGTCCTTCCTGAGGATTTGAACATGGACGAGAGCTTTGGTCTTACTTTGCATAAGACCAACCCACTTTTTGCAGTCCCGGTCAAGAAACGTGCGAATGGTTAG